From one Agathobaculum sp. NTUH-O15-33 genomic stretch:
- the recA gene encoding recombinase RecA, translating into MATKRQLEPVAPAADKKKALEKALGNIEKQFGSGAVMCLGQNAGMTVEHIPTGSVGLDLALGIGGLPRGRIVEIYGPESSGKTTVALHCIAEAQKAGGTAAFIDAEHALDPIYAQALGVDIDSLLVSQPDTGEQGLDIAEALVRSGAIDIVVIDSVAALTPRAEIEGEMGDSFVGLHARMMSQAMRKLAGSIAKSQCVAVFINQLREKVGVIYGSPEVTTGGRALKFYASVRIDVRRTEHLKNGTELIGSHTRVKVVKNKVAPPFKEAEFDIMYGKGISRTGELVDLGVKFDLVQKSGAWFSMDGVRLGQGRDAAKQYFEEHVEEANVLQKKIMDAVEEERAKLSRAHAAGAPVASEPAAAPARPKASAAKAVSIDADDFDDLEE; encoded by the coding sequence ATGGCTACCAAAAGACAGCTGGAACCGGTCGCACCGGCGGCGGATAAAAAGAAAGCGCTTGAAAAAGCGCTGGGTAATATTGAAAAGCAGTTCGGCTCAGGGGCCGTTATGTGCCTTGGTCAAAACGCCGGCATGACCGTTGAGCATATCCCCACCGGCTCGGTCGGCCTTGATCTGGCGCTCGGCATCGGCGGTTTGCCGCGCGGCCGTATCGTCGAGATATACGGGCCTGAATCCTCGGGTAAAACCACGGTCGCCCTGCACTGCATCGCGGAAGCGCAGAAGGCCGGCGGCACCGCCGCCTTTATCGACGCGGAGCACGCGCTCGACCCGATCTATGCGCAGGCCCTTGGCGTTGATATCGACTCGCTGCTCGTTTCCCAGCCGGATACCGGCGAGCAGGGCCTTGACATTGCCGAGGCGCTCGTCCGTTCGGGCGCGATCGATATTGTGGTGATCGACTCGGTCGCGGCGCTCACGCCCCGCGCCGAAATCGAAGGCGAAATGGGCGATTCCTTTGTCGGCCTGCACGCCCGTATGATGAGCCAAGCCATGCGTAAGCTGGCCGGTTCTATTGCGAAAAGCCAGTGCGTGGCGGTTTTCATCAACCAGCTGCGCGAAAAGGTCGGCGTTATTTACGGCAGCCCGGAAGTGACGACTGGCGGCCGCGCGCTCAAGTTTTACGCTTCCGTGCGTATCGACGTGCGCCGTACCGAGCACTTGAAGAACGGCACCGAGCTGATTGGCAGCCACACGCGCGTTAAGGTAGTCAAAAACAAGGTCGCGCCTCCGTTTAAAGAGGCCGAATTCGATATCATGTACGGCAAGGGCATTTCCCGCACGGGCGAGCTGGTCGATCTGGGCGTGAAATTCGATCTGGTGCAGAAGTCCGGCGCGTGGTTCTCCATGGACGGCGTGCGCCTTGGCCAAGGCCGCGATGCCGCCAAGCAATACTTTGAGGAGCACGTGGAAGAGGCGAACGTGCTGCAAAAGAAGATCATGGACGCTGTGGAGGAAGAGCGCGCAAAGCTGAGCCGCGCCCATGCCGCCGGTGCGC